AAGGCGAGACATAATGTACCGTTCCCTGTTTCCTGATGGCCCACATCCTTGGTAGCATCATCTTGCAAATCTCCTCTGGTTACAGCCTCATGTGCCTGTTTATTTTCTATCAGGAAAGCAGCATAAGCGAACGGGTCCGCAAGTTTACCCAAAGGAATCTCCCAGGCAATAAATTTTCTAGCAATAACAACATCAATAGAGATGGCAATGGGGCACCCGCCCCGCGGGGAACTGTCGGAGCGGGGGCGGGGGGTAATTTAATTCCCccgtttagaaacggggcgggggacagGGATACattcccccgccccaacccccgccccgtcccccgccaaaagaaaaaaaatatatatatatatacacacaaaaGTAACAAAAGAACAAACGAAGAAACGAACCACCATACTTCTCACACCCTCTCTGCACATAATAACAAACCATGACCAGAGTTTGAGTCTTCCCCCGTAAATTTCTCATCATCATCAACAACTAGTGCATAATTTAAACTAGGCCTACTAGCTACTTTGCCAACAGGAGTAAAATTGTCAGCGTCTACCAAATCATCAGCAACATTGAAATGCAAACTAGGCTCACCGCAACTTTGTTGATATTTCTGCTTCAATTGTTGTTGATTACCAGCACCAAATCTTCCAGAACATCCAGATGCTGGGCTCTTcagatttgccctcaaatcagAAGAAAGTTTCGACCTTTGGGAAGAAGTTTTTGAAGCGGGCCTTCTAGCGGATTGCCACTGGGAAAGGAAAGAAGGGTTCTTTCTAAAACTTTGTGAAGACGATTTTTTGGGCACATCATTTTCGTTAGCAATTGATTTATTAGATCTAGGCCTGGAGGAATTAGGAGCTGATTTTGGGGCGGACTTGGCAATGAGGGGTTTATTTCTGAGTTTGAAATTGGGATCCTTCTGAAGATGGGAACTCGAAGCAGAAGAAGAGGAGCGAGGTCTTGAGTTTGACGTGGAGGAAAGCAGAAACTTGAGGCAACGGGGGACCGCGGGGGACCGTGGGGAAACGGGGCGGGAGCGGGGGATGGGGGGAGATATTTGACAAtagggcgggggacgggggaaggatcccccgccccacccccgccccattgccatccctaaacATCAAGCTGTACATACATTCAGAAACAATGTCAGACGCAATAGAGTGAGCTTGCCACAAGGGGTTGTCCATTTGTGCACTTACAAATTGTGGCCGACACCCTTTTGCCCAACATTGCGCAAACTTCAAAGTGAAAACCCCGCAACTCGCCGCGTCTgtctgttttagtttgtgttTTACAAGAATAAATGTCCAGGGTTGATTTTCGTGGAAAATTTCCATCAAAATCCAttcctaaaaaaggaaataaatacaGCATGGGGTCAATCGTTAGAAATATGTTACCTTCTTCGGAAATGAAGCTAAGGTATGCTTTTGAAGTTTACTCACCACAGATTGCATCAAACCTTGGTAGAATGTTTTGTAATTGTCCATAGAATCAACAATGTACACTTGTTTGTCCTTGACATGTGCAATCATGAGCAACCAATGATTTGAATAAATGATTGGAAAAAAATCTGCAATCGCATACAACAAGCAATGTTGAAAGTGTTAAAAGCTAAGGCATGTTAGGCTGAATCCAATTCCACTAACATGCAGCTGCTACTCATATTGTATAAGAATGTTAAGGCGAGAATGATAGCTAATATTTACCTTTTCAGGATTTGTCATGGAGTCGTCATTGCTTTGATCAACGAATGTCTTTTTGCTTGCGGGAGATATGCATGGATAGTCAAACACGCATTTCAGCTACAACGAAGTGATTGAGAAGCAAGTATTAGGTCCACATTTTGCAAGGCACAACAGCACATACAATAATTTTCGTTACGTACCCAAAACATAGGATTGAAGAAAAcaaattgcttatattctttcTGGAGTAAGTGAAGGTACTGGGTCACAACCTTCACAGAATGGAACAAATTCAAACATTCAACATTGAGTGGACAATTTTTAGCGAGATTAGTGAACAAGGTAGGCCTGTGCAATCGCATAAAAAACTTACTTTGTCACTGAAACATGTCTCCTGAAGCATCACTCGCTCCAGTTCTTCTCTTGTAATATCAAAGAGATGCTGCCTATCTAGTATACTGACACAGCTGTGAACAATGATTGACATGATTACAATAATCAGATGAAAGCGAGATCAGTGTTAGCCATTGACAGTACCGATACTTTAACATACATCTGCGGGACGAGTTCTCTGACATGAAAGCATACGGCTTCTTTCAATTCATCAGGTGCTACGCCGGAAGCTTGTGGTAGACACTGGACAATAAAGGTATTAGCATATATAAAGGGGATTACAGGAGAGCGCAAGAGCATGTCTTACATCTCGTAGAAATGGCAATGTCTCAAATCCGCAGTCCTTCACTTCGATGGCACCAACCCTTTGTAAAATTTGTGTCAATTTATCTGCAACCTAGTCATACAAATATTGGGTTATGCTCCTGTGTTGCCATcgagaagaagaaacaaaaaggagTAAAATAACATTGTCACATACACTTGCCCCTTTTCTGGTTTGTTCAGATAGTATGACAACATCTTGAAGGTGTGCCTTTTCCCCCACAACCGGCCGCACCTCGACCCCAGCACACTTCCCCCCCTTATCCATCTCATTTATTTCTTCAACTTTTCTATTCGCGTCCCCAGTCTGACCAATGACAGCATCAAAGGTATAGGATTTCTTTCACATCCAACCACCATCTTCAGCTTTGAATGCCAGTTTTTTGAAGTACGATACTCCCATTTTTTGGGCGTAAAATCCTTTGTCAACATGGTCAGCCAAGAATGGCACATTAAAGCGCCTAAAGAGCCTGGTCAGCAACATACCAAAAGGGAGATGTGTTCTCTTATTCTCCCTGCTCTTAATCTTCCTAATCCTGTTGAGCATTGTTGCAATGATCAAATTGCCTATGTTGACGGGTTGTTTGTGTAACATATGCCACAATATAACTCTTTCTAATGCACTAACGGAAGTGATACTTCCGGCTTTGGGTAAAATGTTATGAGTTATTATCAGATGTAACAGCCGTGACAACACTTTCATATACGGCGCATAAAACTTAGTTTTTTTTCCCATGTTCATAACTCTGTCACCATTTTGCCTAatctctccaagaaattctaggTCATTGTACCCCTTCACAACAACCTTATCTACATTCTTTGCGCTAATACGTTTATAGTCAACAGTGTATCCACTGTCAACCAACCCAAACTCTGAACACAAAACCTCAGTAAACAATTTCATGTCTACATTCCTAACCACTGAACGCAGAACAGACTTCTGCTTATTTGTCCTACAGTTAGCATAGAATTCCCTAACCATCGCATCATAGCACTTGTCATTATTTACCAgcaaatttaacaaattttgggcATTCAGATATTCCGTGATATCGATACACTCACCAACGAGAGCTTCTACGTCGACCCACATGCCTGCATACACTGGAAGACTCATACAGGCCTCCATGTTACTGCCTATGCTTGCTCCGGGATGCGATTAAATTATTGAGTACTTTGAGCAACAGAGGAAGCGAACGCGATAAATCTACTTTTTTTTGGACCTTGCCGCCTAAAACTGTTCAAAATGCTCCAAATTTCAGAAGGGGGGGAAAGTTTTAACCGAAACTGTTCAGTGTGTTTACACAACAACGGAGCTTTTGATGGGTTTAACAGGAGAAACGATGAGAAGTTCAAGAAAGACAAGCTTTTTGTGGGATAATTGATCAGGCGGGGACGGGCGTGGAGGGGAGGCAAACCCGATTTAGTCAAACGAAAATCAACTCGATTCGGTATTGGAGCGTGTATTCCGAAGCGGGTTATGCGCAAGCCAAATTACTTTGGCAGCAGATTACAATCTATTCATAATAACAAATGTAATTAtgtttttatataatttattaatattatatacacatatattatAAGGGATactttcagaaacctcccctgaattACATTatggaaaaatcagaaaaaggaTAATTTATGGACGATAGCCAAAAAGAGCTGGCGTTTTATCCAAGAACTTGTTTATATTCATTtaatccgataaataaatttgtttacgaaaaaatgggtactcttttcttataataaaggaaagccataaagagcaggTCTTTTATTGTAAATcgagttttttttattttatccgataaatatatttatttatgaaaaaaaggGTACTCTGTTATTATAATGGAGGAaggccataaagagctggtcttttacgACAAAGTGATACTTTACAGACTGGGACCACGATTTGGATTAACAAATTATCCAAAGAAAATTTAGaattaatttgtttatttaattaagtcattattatatatatttatgttatGCATTGTATAATTATAGTAATATATTATATGACTATaaagtatattatatattaattaatatttttataaatgtatattataaatattgttataatatatatttacatattactatttatatatatttataaatgtattttatatgtgcatataattataatatatatgtgtatatagtaatataatattatataattataatgatTCCTATTACTTATACGTATACTAATATATTAGCATAATTATATAATGCATTATATGAATATgtataataattaattaattaaattgacaaaatcattctaaattttctttggataatttcataaatcaAATCATGGTCTATTCAATATAGTATCACATTCTCTTAAAAGAcaagctctttatggctttcctccattataagaacagagtacccttttttccataagtaaatttttttgCAGTATCTAATCTACCACCGTTTCGTATGTAGTTAGTAAACTTCTCACTTCAGTACAGTATCCGTCATGTAGATCACTGCTGAGGAGTTCCCTCTTTACCTTCAAACTATCATCCTTTATTCTTACATTTCATACACGTTTCTCTACAACGGCGTTTTGTTGAGTTTGCATATGTATGTAGTTTTGTACTGAAGGTACTTGGAGCGTGTATATGTACATTGGTAAATATAGAGCGTAACGAGCCCTGCAGACCACCGCCCAATCTCGTCCGACGCCCCTGAAAAATCAATCGTATTGCAGTGTGCTAATATTTTGTTAACGCATCGGATTTTTAGAAAATCGTATACTAACTTCATTAATGATTCGAGAAAAAGTTAGAACATACAAGGGCCAAGATAAGCTATTTAGCTTTTTATACCAGTAATATTAAGAGAGTAAGAAGTAGCGGTCAATTTAGTTGCCAAACATAATTAATTTGTACACGATAGTGAAAATTTTGTGCAGTCATAGGAGTTGTCAACATTCAATCTTACACACTAACCATAAGGCAGGGCAGCACAAATTGCTCCAATTTCTTCATCGCAAGCGTAGCCTTCACATGTACTCTCCTCCACTTCATCGGCATCCATAGGCCATGAAGATGTTTTCCTCTCATGTGTCATGGCACAACAAATGGGCGTTGGGTTTAGAAACACAGGATTCTTGACCCATATCATCCTCAGCAGCGCTAGCAAATTGTCACGGCAAAGTTTCACTCTGCCTTTCAGAATTCTGGATTTCTTGAGCAGTCTCATACCTTTGCGCTTTAACTCGTCCCCACCAACAAAGATGTAAATTATTCCCAACGCATATGCAGCATCGGCATGGCCTGAATTAGCAGCTTCTTCCACGCATTCCAATGCTGAGTCCTCATGCTTGTCCGTAAAAAAATCAACCTAAGCAGTGCCAAGGTTGATATTACAGTCTTGCGAAAACTGAGTAACGAAAAAGTTAAAAAGTGCAGGCGGAACAGTGGCGGCGGGACAACAATTATTTACTGGGGCCCAAAGCTGCAGTAACCTGTTGTAGGCCAATCTTTTGGGGGTGATCTTTTGGGGGTGAAGTGTGCTGACCAAAATCACAATGAAGTTCAAATGAAGTTTATTATGTGAGCTTAGTCTAGAAATTTTGTAACTTAAGTATGCTTATGGAATGTTAGTTCATTACTATTCCATTTAAAACATTACCGAATTTTCCCATAACTATTGCGTCTTACGTTCCAAAGCAACCCAACTTGTCGTAACGTTGACCAGGAGTTATACTGTACATGACTAAATTGTTCATTACCAACTTCAAATGAAAAGGTAGAATATTCAAGGAACTGAGTTTTATCGGCCCGATGCTTACCACTCCTTTTCGATACAAGGCTTCTGGATTTTTGCTTTCTCTACACTTCTCCAAGAACCTCGACACTTTGTGGTTTTTTTGCCACGGAACGATTTCAAACTTGTCGAGTGACACTTGCTGGTAAATGTTGTCTGCGTCCGAAACTTCGTAAAACAACTTACAGCTGCAAAATAATAGAAATGATCCATTAAACTAAAACGAAAAGCACAGAATGGAACAAGAATACGCCTCTTCCTGTTTGTATCATCGATAGCAGAACGAACCACAGTTTTGCCCGAAAAAGATCAGTGGATGAAGAAGATGCGACACGTGCAAGCACCTCGGATAGCACCTCGGTCGGAAGGGAGAGGATGGAGGTTCCTGAACTCCCTTTTTGTTCGTTGGCCATGACTGGTTAACTCCTTTTACTGGGCACAGTTGAGTGAATCCCTGGAAGCCCCAAGAATGGAGTAAACTTCAAACAACAACTACTTCCTCATAAAATCCAATAATGATTGATCAGGTGTAATATCCTGAATTTCTGGACATCCGACTAACCGTAGCGTTCATTCGAACAGAAATGGGAAAGTGGCGACTTCTCCTGCAAACGACGCAACATTCTGTCGTCAAAAAACTGTCATCCGAAACATTTTTACAAACCGACCAACGTATGTGTCAATACGGTCAGTTCATCCGAACCGTAACAATACACCGATAGCAAGGGAACATGAACATTCCTGAACTACACGTACATCGTTAATTTACGGACTTTCATCGCATAGCAGAGGAGGTTCCATAGTGATAAACAGGGAGGGTTAGTTCGTACCTGTGGTCGCCAACCAGCTCGTAGAAGTCGGTAGCACAGATTTGTCAGACAGGTCGGGCGGGATAAATGGCAACCAAAAGGTCGCGTCCGATGCATATACTCCCGCCGACTGACTCCTCGTATGCTGCCACGAACGTCCTTTGCCGGCACATTAATTGAGAAGaggcataaagagctggtgtttatCCGCCAAGTGGGGTAAATggcataaagagctggtgtttttcCTCTGTAAGGCTTTTCTCTGactattattttttgttataaaactaataaaatgaaatactaTAATTGAATTGAAAACATACTAGGTTTGCTTTTGGCCGCTATTAAACCCTTTTTccctataaagagctggtatgtttccaaaaaaaattcgAACCTTAACGTACTACAAAACATGCCACTTTATTTTTAAGAGCTGGTATAGTATGTGTTGTTTGTTCAATTTTTCCTAAACcgtcatatatttaatttatgtgaaataaaaaCCATACTAGTTCTGTCTTGGCCGGTATTTGCTGCTATAAAGAGCTAGTATGTcgcccataaaaagttggtacaaaacatactagttttcctttggccgctacttaaccaatttttcctataaagagctggtatgtttcccataaaatGTTGGTACAATGTTTGCCATATAGAGCTGGTATGTCATGCGCTAtttcgttttctttttttaactttcacatattcaatttatgttaaatacataaattcAACTTCCAAAAATTGGCGCCAAATTACTTCTTCTATTGCCGCCTAgcagtaataattttttaatcacCTTCATTAGATATTAAATTTCTGTTATTCTTGTTAAATGTAATTACCAACCAGCTTATGGAATTGTCAATTAGTTTACGTGAGTAAAATTTAAAAGGTGATATACTAATAATCGCTCAGTCTAGGTTTCCTCTATTACGAGTTTCTTCCATTTAATTAGTTCTCTCTCTATTccatttaattagtttaattactTACTTATTTTatgttaaatagataacctactagttgacttaaaatttgtgaaaatcGACATTTTTCCTGGCACATCTGGTgcctactattttttttttgtacttataacccctcaactttactaatCATTCTAATAATTTATTCTTCTTTCAATCTTCTACCAATACAAGGACCAAAGGGGCATCCATGGAATAAAAAAACCTTCTCACACATGAAAATAATATTGTAATCAGATTTGGACTGCGTTGTTACCAAAAACGCAATAGAGTAAGGTAGGTCAGTGAAATTTCTGTTAAATGCCAGGGGATGCCAGTGAAATTTAAAtcaacctcaggggaggtttgtgagaTTATTCATATTTATTGTATTCGTTCTGAAACATCAACTATACATGATGGGAGACTCCAAGTACTCAACCAAGCAATAACCTCATTCCACACCCaaataagcaaacaaatgtgTTGACTACTATTGGCGAAAACCTATTCCCTCCAGCCCCCAAATTCTTGTTAAAGCCGCTGTCCGTCGACACCGTGGGAGCGCCGTGTCCTTGTGTTTGGCAGAGATAAAGTTAGGCGGTGTCGCGGAGGAGATTAACCTTGGCGAATGGCTTCTTCGTCTTTAGCCGGGGCGGTCAATAGCATGGTCTGGCCAACATTATATTGCAATTGTGGTCGAAGCTGTGCAGTTCGTGTTGTCTGGAAGTCTGAAGCAAACAGGGGGCGCCACTACTATCGCTGCGCTAACGCCCTGGTAAGTTCTTCGGTAGAACTGTTTCTTCCATTAATTTCGGATTGCTAAGGTAGTTGTATTGCAGAGGCCCTGTCGAACGTTCATTGGCTGGTGTGATGAGTTTGCACGAGCAACGGGGTTTGAAGTTCCCGATCCCGCCCCGTCAAGTACCGCTCCCGTCACCAATACACCCACGGCGGAGGTGTCTGCCATCATAGCTGAACTTGGAAGCATGCAAACTAACGTAACGATCCTTAACATTGTTGTGGTAGCTGTGGTGGCGGTAGTCCTTGTTCTGGTTCTGAAACCGTGAATTAATGTGTTGGCGTTGATTGCATTCCCTCCAAACCCTCCCCCCGTACAGTACTGGACTATGGTGTCCATAAGGATAGAATGGCCATTAAGGCTCGTTTACAGCCTCTTGTATTTGTGGTTGCCACTGGTGTGGCATTGCCTTTTATCCATCCGTTGGCAACCGGTGGTTGCCGCATGTGCCATTGAGTTCGCCCAACCGGCGGAGTGTTACTTTAAAATGGTGATTTTGCGTTATATAACGTACTAGGTTTCCGTATTTGGTTTTTGTTTACATTGTGCATTATGTGGTTTTTCGGCATGCCCTGTTCCCTTTGTCCCCCGAAATGTGTGTGAGGATGAGGTACTAGGGATCGTTGATTCATCGATGAACGTCATTAGTCACTGGGATGGCAATCGCTGCGTTGTTAAATATGAACTTCAGCTTAGCCAAGCAACTGAACAAGCTAAAGCTTACGTACAACCAATTGGGATGTGGCACAGCATTGTTAGGTTTATCACAACGAAATTTGTGGAGTTGCACGACGAAACAAGTTCTTACTTATATATTTGGATTTAAGTACCTCCGCTTACATATTCGACAAACGGTGCACTCCTAATTTTCAGGCCTTGCATATTATCATCCCCTAACCCCTACCCTTCATACGCTAACAATCAAAATCATGCATGGTACGCCCAACAACAGCAAGGGGCATGAACAAAAAATCACCCACCATCCAAATATGAtcttcaacaaaaaaaattaaaagcacACCGCCGTACCTGCGAACCTTCACTCGAAACGCTCCACAATAAGACCAAACATAGGGTTTAAGGAGGCAACCGTGGTAGCTACCCTGAGAAAGTTGCGGTATTTTTTGCGCCGCACAGTGAGGAGAAGGCTGTCAATAGCATCTTTGTCTTCAAACGTGATCTCTACAGCTGATGGATTCCAGCAAATGGTTGCGGTGTGAAGGTTGTCCGCAATGGCAACGTTGCGTGTCATACTGGCGGGGTACCCCTGTTCAGCCAGAAACCTTGTTACAGACCAGTCTTCAAAGTTGGCGCCGAAGAGGATCCAGACGTCGGTATGGAGCAGTGGTTTTAGACCGAGAAAATGTGCAACAAATTCCTCCTTGCCCATAAACCATGCATTGTAGGTCATGATGTAAAACGCCTTCAGGTTCTGCATAAGGGGGAGTGGACGGCGGCGCCACTTGACCAGCGACCGGAATACTTCCTCGTTCGCAATGGGGTTGCGAACGGGGATGCAAGACACCAACATCGACTGCGGAAACTCCGCTCCGGGAAACCTATCTAATCGAACCAGGGCTTCCTCAACTATCCACTTCACTCCAATGTGGTGAAGTGGTAAGACTTCATTTTGAAAGTAGCCGACCATGCCTCCGTTGTTGAGGACATGTATTTCAGGAAGTCGTCCAAGTGCCATGAGTCAGTCTGGAAAAGGATTTTGGTACGAGGAGGCTGGTCGGTTCAGGGGTTAGAAAATGCAGAACGAAGCGATTCTTTCGTCTAGTTACGTCTTACAGGAGGTAAAGAACTGAAACGGCATGGAATAGCGAAGGCTGTTGTGCGAAACCAATGCGGAAGTGAATGGGCATGCAAGGAAGAAGTTTAGTTGTGTGAAGCTCTTATAGGAGGAGATATGGATGACGGACCTGAGTTTAAATGGAGGAGCTTGCAGTGCATCGACTGAGTGGTTAAGAGCAGTTTCACCTCTCTCAGGCATCCTTTTGCGGACCACGGTTAACGAACCTAAGTTAGGTTAGTGCGATAATAAGTCACACCGGGCACTGcatctaaatttttatttgagaaaattagaAGAACCAAATCGCATGCATATTTCTGAATTGCACTACTCCGCTGTAGAAGACCAGCTATGGACGGGTTCGGCAGGAATATGAGAACATAGTACCCATTTCCGTAGCCAGACATTTTTTTCCGAATACAATAATAACAATGATTTTTTCCAATAAAATACCAACCTTTTATGTGTTTCCGGCATTACAACAACAGGGTACCCATTTTTCCTTCTACAAATACATTTACTTGTGGGTCGAATAACAATGCAACCATTTTCGAAGAAATTACCAGCTGTTTACGGCATTCCTCCATTACAACCAATTATATACCCATTGTTCCATACACAACTTTTGAATTGATGGGATAAAACACAGATAACAGGTTTTCTGAATAAAACACCACCTATTTTCAATAAATCCTCCGTTATAAGATGACGGTACTCATACACCACCAAATTATGTATTTGAGTTATAAAGTAACCCTTGTCCACTTCAACATAcgcttttcttgggtttgctcCATTGTAATCGGAGTACCCATTTTTAGGTATCAAAGCGAATCTGCTTGAATTCACATAAACAAAGACCGTTCCTAACCTAGGTTGAATGGGGCATGCAAGAGAGATTTTTAGCTCGGTTGGCGGGGTTATTCCCCAAGATGACGATCTTATAGCACAAGATTTACAGCCTTGTGTACGGATGGACAGATATGTGAACGGTCATACGTCGATGGTGGCCCACCTTTCACTGTGAATTCCAATGTGAGAATTCGATGGTGTAAAGTAAAGCTACTAAATTTCTTTCTTGTCCTTGGAGAATATGCATTGGTTGGAGGTATCAAAAAGATTATAAGGAATGTGTAGATGAAATTTTACAATTGGTGATGTCCTTACTtgttttcttctatttttttttttaaggaattttacaaaaatttattttgagcAATACAAACGAATCAAGTTCAACCTTTCCGACTAAAACAAACCAATGtatttgaaatttcaaaaattagatACTTATCATATaaggataattttagaaaccatTAGCCAATTTTGGCGAATGACTTATTATTCTTGAATCCTTGGAAAATTATATGGCACTTTTTACTTTGACACCCACTGAATTAAAAACGGGGTGGATTGGGTTTTTTTCTAAATAGTTTTCCATTATTTagttttttatataatttttggaTTTTCCCTTTACAAATAATAGTAATAGTTTAATGGTATGTGGACCTTGATTTTCCTTCATATTTTTAAACTATTCTAGAgcatattatttttcttttaaagtaTTCCCCTGAATTCTAGGCCCGGGATTgtattgaaaatgaaaataatatttttacatCTTTTTATATTGTGCTAcagaataataaataaaatatatatacatacgtatatatgtatacatatacagaaaatttaaaataagtgATGCCAAATCTATTTAagattttcagttttgattatTAAACTTTTTCTTTACATTAAAAAAAGATCATTCAATTAATACAAACCTATATTtctattgcttttttttttttgcaacagcAGTAGGGGTGGGGCTTAAAAGATGGGGAGGGAGTAAGGGGATTAAAACTCAGGACCTCTAATTTCTGAAATTTCAACCTATATTTTTCATCGTTTGACTGATGAAAAACATATATTTTTGGTCATTAACTGATACAAATGTGGACTTTGTGGTCCAAAGTATAAGTTCATTTTGGCAAAAAGAAAACATTTGTCACCAAAATATGACATTTTAACTAACATATTAATCATTCTATTATTTACTCAAACTAAAATTGGTGACTTTATCTGGGAGAGGGTTGACGTGGGTGGCAAGGGAGGAGGGAGTGTAAATAGGGGGTTTTGGATTCAATATCTCCCACTTACACAGAagaacaaaaattcaaaataaaaaaacaaaaaaattggcCATTTTACCTTATATCTTATGTATTCCATGAGGAACAAAATTACAATTCTCAACAATTATAACTTTAGCTTACATCTAGTTTTGCCCAACATAAAATAATCTTTTTCAAGCAAAAAATATTAATTGCAAAACATCGAGCAGTTTACACACTGAAATAAGTGATGCATGACatgctaaaaaaattgtaatcTATGATGATTTACATAACAGAAGGATTGTTAAATATAGTGAATGAGAGGGTTAGGTTGGACGGGAAGATTAtaaatagtttttaaaaaatgtatCGATATCCGACAGATTATATTAAGAAATACCCATCTACCAGTACTTCCACTGTTATAAAAATTTATAActaatttgatgattgcattTCTTGACAAACAAGTGTAAGTGGTATGTCGTGGCCATAAAATTGTTGACTGCGAATATTTACGGTTGCCGTTCagataaaatttttaaattttattatgATAGATAAAGTTAAATGTACGAGGTCGCAGCGACATGAATTTAGAGGTTAAGTATAAGCGGAGGAGGGAGGGAACAAAATTGTGAGAAGTTGAAGAGTGATAGGAAAGATTGCCAAAAAAGTATGGGTTACAGGGATTGATGGAAACgggaataaaaaataaaggggATTGAAGGGATACGATATAGATGATTGTGATTTTGAATATTCGTAAGAAGTCTAAAAACACATATTGCggagatttttttaaaatacgacgttaaaatttgtaaaaaatgGTAAAGTATAGgagaatgatttttttaaaaaaaatggaacaaaattaACTGGTTGAGAACTTGAGATCCTTGTTTTTTATTATACGTTTTTTATATATGGACCTTAACATCATATGTTCTGTCCAATATTGATGCATTGAATTATTTAAGAAACGCTTTTCATCTTACCACCCATGC
This portion of the Coffea eugenioides isolate CCC68of chromosome 11, Ceug_1.0, whole genome shotgun sequence genome encodes:
- the LOC113752157 gene encoding putative F-box protein At1g67623, with translation MANEQKGSSGTSILSLPTEVLSEVLARVASSSSTDLFRAKLCCKLFYEVSDADNIYQQVSLDKFEIVPWQKNHKVSRFLEKCRESKNPEALYRKGVVDFFTDKHEDSALECVEEAANSGHADAAYALGIIYIFVGGDELKRKGMRLLKKSRILKGRVKLCRDNLLALLRMIWVKNPVFLNPTPICCAMTHERKTSSWPMDADEVEESTCEGYACDEEIGAICAALPYG